The Leptospira sp. WS39.C2 genome contains a region encoding:
- a CDS encoding SPOR domain-containing protein has protein sequence MKERVFYVINLDKQRIGVLSLFLFALFFSIFFLGVSVGKGKTEDVPNIQKPSVAGLSPESTEANLPSPETLAKKGEDNVVSNSQGTQVASSLVQGTKPKESVSTQEIPMADLGNHPYYKETSTAKDEEEEKKQQVVDLTKSKEQRTQYVGKEERFKNLSHVSKTKEKQKHSPSQNLKPTVNNDGKYLTIQLAAFTNRKSAETFLSQLQSDNQGKLKAKSFIMVKNGYFVVQLGKSKDKDNLHKVLSKTVMPKEIKAKAMIIQYQPLS, from the coding sequence ATGAAAGAAAGAGTGTTTTACGTAATCAATTTAGACAAACAAAGAATTGGAGTTTTATCGCTCTTTTTATTTGCATTATTCTTTTCGATTTTCTTCTTAGGTGTCTCAGTTGGTAAGGGAAAAACGGAAGATGTTCCAAACATCCAAAAACCATCTGTTGCAGGATTGAGTCCAGAATCTACAGAAGCAAACCTACCTTCTCCAGAAACTCTCGCTAAAAAAGGAGAAGATAATGTTGTTTCTAATTCACAAGGAACACAAGTAGCATCTTCTCTTGTCCAAGGCACTAAACCAAAAGAATCAGTATCTACCCAAGAGATTCCTATGGCGGACCTAGGCAACCATCCTTATTACAAAGAAACTTCTACGGCCAAAGATGAAGAGGAAGAAAAAAAACAACAAGTTGTCGATTTAACAAAATCAAAAGAACAAAGAACACAGTATGTTGGCAAAGAAGAGAGGTTTAAAAATCTATCTCATGTTTCTAAAACTAAAGAGAAACAAAAACATAGCCCTTCTCAAAATCTAAAACCAACTGTAAATAATGATGGAAAATACCTTACCATCCAACTTGCTGCATTTACAAACCGCAAATCTGCGGAAACTTTTTTGTCACAACTCCAATCTGATAACCAAGGGAAATTGAAAGCGAAGTCTTTTATCATGGTGAAAAATGGTTACTTTGTTGTGCAATTAGGTAAGTCAAAAGATAAAGACAATCTTCATAAGGTTTTATCTAAGACAGTAATGCCAAAAGAAATAAAAGCCAAAGCAATGATCATCCAATACCAACCATTATCATAA
- the coaE gene encoding dephospho-CoA kinase (Dephospho-CoA kinase (CoaE) performs the final step in coenzyme A biosynthesis.), with protein sequence MALASDKTLIGITGSIGSGKSTALSIFGELGVVTISSDTIARTFTEPNSPVKNDLVSLFGPSILSIDGTILRSKIAELAFSDESKLQSLNALLHPLVRNKFLSFFETQKPGSIVAWEVPLLFETDAHTICDFTVTVYLPKDQNWERVKTRGGMEKADFERRTSSQMDIEKKKSLSDFVVTNDTDREGLKEQIVIIFKEIQKRIQK encoded by the coding sequence GTGGCTCTCGCATCCGACAAAACACTAATTGGAATCACTGGATCTATAGGATCAGGGAAATCTACAGCACTTTCCATCTTTGGAGAATTAGGTGTTGTAACCATTAGCTCTGATACGATTGCTCGTACTTTCACAGAACCAAATAGCCCAGTCAAAAATGACCTAGTTTCCTTATTTGGGCCTTCTATCCTATCAATTGATGGTACCATCCTTCGATCAAAAATCGCAGAGTTAGCTTTTAGTGATGAATCTAAGTTACAATCGCTAAACGCACTTTTACACCCACTCGTTAGAAATAAGTTCCTTTCCTTCTTCGAAACTCAAAAACCAGGAAGTATCGTTGCTTGGGAAGTTCCATTATTATTCGAAACCGATGCACATACCATTTGTGACTTCACTGTGACAGTTTACCTACCAAAAGACCAAAACTGGGAACGTGTAAAAACTCGGGGTGGGATGGAAAAGGCAGATTTCGAAAGGAGAACCTCATCACAGATGGACATTGAGAAAAAAAAGTCTCTCTCTGATTTTGTCGTAACGAACGATACTGATAGAGAAGGCTTAAAAGAACAAATCGTTATTATATTTAAAGAAATTCAAAAAAGGATTCAAAAATGA
- a CDS encoding alpha/beta fold hydrolase → MKPNRISISLLVFVSIIGCASQLHKTGISIERYRSDLETKTIVVDDLVWKYTEKPGSGETLLVVHGFGGDKDHWTRFSRHLPKNIRVIAPDLPGFGESSKPEGLIYTQEAQAIRLQKFTESIGLSEFHIAGNSMGGGIAGIFAAKFPKQVKSLILFDNAGIKSPVPSEMQTIELSGKESPLLVKDTEDFDRLLKFTFVKPPYLPSFLKSYFAEKSVANREWNAHILKQIRKEGYFLESQLDKIQAPCLTIWGKEDKVIHYSVMEVLKKKLKSKLETILLENMGHAPMIEDPKLSAKLVQDWILNGHINKN, encoded by the coding sequence ATGAAACCAAATCGAATCTCAATCTCCCTTCTCGTTTTTGTATCCATAATAGGATGTGCGTCCCAACTCCACAAAACAGGCATTAGTATTGAAAGATATAGGTCTGACTTGGAAACAAAAACCATTGTAGTGGATGATTTGGTATGGAAGTACACAGAAAAACCTGGAAGTGGGGAGACTCTACTCGTCGTACATGGATTTGGTGGTGACAAAGACCATTGGACTCGATTTTCCAGACACCTCCCCAAAAATATCCGTGTGATTGCTCCTGACTTACCTGGATTTGGAGAATCAAGTAAACCAGAAGGGCTCATCTATACCCAAGAGGCACAAGCCATTCGTTTACAAAAATTTACAGAATCAATTGGTCTCTCGGAATTCCATATCGCTGGTAATTCGATGGGTGGTGGGATTGCAGGTATCTTTGCAGCTAAATTTCCAAAACAAGTAAAGTCACTCATATTATTTGATAATGCGGGAATCAAAAGCCCTGTCCCAAGTGAAATGCAGACCATTGAGCTCTCAGGAAAAGAAAGCCCACTACTTGTTAAAGACACAGAAGATTTTGATCGATTGCTCAAATTTACCTTTGTCAAACCACCTTATCTCCCTTCCTTTTTGAAGTCATATTTTGCTGAAAAGTCAGTCGCAAATAGAGAATGGAATGCACATATTCTAAAACAAATCCGAAAAGAAGGGTATTTTCTTGAATCACAACTCGATAAAATCCAAGCTCCATGCCTTACCATTTGGGGCAAAGAAGACAAAGTAATCCACTATTCCGTGATGGAAGTTTTGAAAAAGAAACTGAAGTCAAAATTAGAAACGATCCTTCTAGAAAACATGGGACATGCACCGATGATAGAAGATCCAAAATTGTCCGCCAAACTGGTACAAGACTGGATTCTTAATGGACATATAAACAAAAACTAA
- a CDS encoding PLP-dependent aminotransferase family protein has translation MKKTKYEQLALDLRNEIESGFYSENEKIPSLREIQELKSCSLTTAKEAYRILEEEGFIYVRNKTGYYVQKNINSVIFGPQNEFYESVEADDRIQQIMNTVMDPKLISFGAAIPSESYLPIRELNSSFKKALLHRDIFTYGDLQGNQQLREWLAKRTSLYSYRVTFNQIQITSGCTEAITYSLLAVTEPGDTVIVPSPIYVGLFQILETLKLKVVEIPYRIGEGINTTEFEKLIKRHKPKVFLFAANFNNPNGILFTDGTKQELASLCYQNGIHLIEDDIYGDLYFHGERPKPLVSFFPQTSHGPKTFLCSSFSKTLSPGLRLGWVATKTGIQSISKITRAFKISENHPTQVAIVEFLKRQTYERHLKFLRSEYKKLSEDTIRLLINHSDGNLKITKPDGGFVLWIESALDGDKLLLEAKKMGMAIAPGSLFGLSKHWNHFFRLNVSVGQSPKIREKLIQFANRFQKNGNRKKTF, from the coding sequence ATGAAAAAAACCAAATACGAACAACTTGCTTTGGATTTAAGAAATGAAATAGAATCAGGTTTTTATTCCGAAAACGAAAAAATCCCATCCCTTCGTGAAATCCAAGAATTAAAATCATGTAGTTTAACAACAGCAAAAGAAGCTTATCGAATTTTGGAAGAAGAAGGATTCATTTATGTGCGAAATAAAACTGGATACTATGTCCAAAAGAATATTAACTCCGTTATTTTTGGCCCTCAGAATGAATTTTACGAATCTGTAGAAGCAGATGACCGTATCCAACAAATCATGAATACAGTCATGGATCCGAAACTCATTTCCTTTGGGGCAGCAATTCCATCAGAATCCTACTTACCAATTAGAGAATTGAATAGTTCCTTCAAAAAAGCACTCCTTCACAGAGATATCTTTACTTATGGTGACTTACAAGGTAACCAACAACTCAGAGAATGGTTGGCAAAACGGACTTCACTTTATTCTTATCGTGTGACTTTTAATCAAATCCAAATCACATCAGGATGTACGGAAGCCATCACCTACTCATTACTAGCAGTTACAGAACCTGGTGATACAGTGATTGTACCTTCTCCCATTTATGTTGGGCTATTCCAAATCTTAGAAACTTTAAAACTAAAAGTTGTAGAGATACCTTACCGAATTGGAGAGGGAATCAATACCACTGAGTTTGAAAAACTCATTAAACGTCATAAACCAAAAGTATTTTTGTTTGCTGCCAATTTCAATAATCCAAATGGAATTTTGTTTACCGATGGCACAAAACAAGAATTAGCATCTTTGTGTTACCAAAATGGAATCCACCTGATCGAAGATGACATTTATGGTGATTTGTACTTTCATGGTGAAAGACCAAAACCTTTAGTTAGTTTTTTCCCACAAACCAGTCATGGGCCAAAAACGTTTTTATGTTCGTCTTTTTCCAAAACCCTTTCTCCTGGCTTAAGGCTTGGTTGGGTAGCAACTAAAACAGGTATCCAATCTATTTCCAAAATAACAAGGGCATTCAAAATTTCAGAAAATCATCCTACTCAAGTTGCCATAGTTGAATTTTTAAAACGGCAAACCTACGAAAGGCATTTAAAATTCCTGCGTAGCGAATACAAAAAATTGAGTGAAGATACGATACGTTTGCTTATTAACCATAGTGATGGAAATCTCAAAATCACAAAACCAGATGGTGGGTTTGTACTTTGGATCGAATCAGCGTTAGATGGTGATAAACTTTTATTGGAGGCAAAAAAAATGGGAATGGCAATTGCACCAGGATCCTTATTTGGGCTTTCAAAACATTGGAATCATTTTTTTCGTTTGAATGTTTCTGTGGGTCAATCTCCAAAAATAAGAGAGAAACTGATTCAATTTGCAAATCGATTTCAGAAAAATGGAAATCGAAAAAAAACTTTTTAG
- a CDS encoding PLP-dependent aminotransferase family protein, which produces MDRCIYVCYSISMDTDCANLFLSKRVSGIRSSVIREILKITVKDSEFLSFAGGLPNPNLLEKELLLQATEKTINDSRDVAFQYGDSTGYEILKHHIQHSFTNGMDMEGFSICITHGSQQGLELLGKFFMEEGTNVLLEDPVYLGALQAFSPYHPNFISLPLESDGPNLLELENIFIEKKIHCFYSNPSHQNPSTITWSIEKRKKVAALLDQYDVILIEDEAYLYLDFFGTLYPSIHSFRKNRDLSFVIGSFSKIISPGFRLGWVLVPNRFLKVFTNAKQGNDLNTNQFSQVVISHLLSLMPLVDHLDKIRSYYLNQKQYLVELINHYLPEVSFQDPKGGMFLWVMFPNVLESEMMEGILEKKVVMVPGNEFRIQKSDSTYFRMNFSFLPKAEMEEGVKRVNQVYRDIIT; this is translated from the coding sequence ATGGACAGATGTATCTATGTTTGTTATTCTATATCTATGGATACGGATTGTGCAAACTTATTTTTATCAAAAAGGGTCAGTGGAATTCGTTCGTCTGTCATAAGAGAAATTTTAAAGATCACAGTAAAAGATTCGGAATTCCTTTCGTTTGCTGGAGGTTTGCCGAATCCAAATTTATTAGAAAAGGAATTATTGTTACAAGCGACAGAAAAAACCATCAATGATTCAAGAGATGTAGCCTTTCAATACGGTGATTCTACAGGATATGAAATTTTGAAACATCATATCCAACATTCATTTACGAATGGAATGGATATGGAAGGTTTTTCTATCTGTATCACACATGGTTCCCAACAAGGATTAGAGCTTCTTGGGAAATTTTTTATGGAGGAAGGAACAAATGTATTATTGGAAGACCCCGTTTATTTAGGTGCCCTCCAAGCATTTTCACCGTATCATCCCAATTTTATTTCGTTACCTTTGGAATCCGATGGACCCAATCTTTTGGAATTGGAAAACATCTTTATCGAAAAAAAAATCCATTGTTTTTATTCAAACCCAAGTCACCAAAATCCTTCGACGATTACTTGGTCCATAGAGAAAAGAAAGAAAGTAGCAGCACTCCTTGATCAGTATGATGTGATTTTAATTGAAGATGAAGCCTATTTGTATTTGGATTTTTTTGGAACTTTATACCCATCAATTCATTCGTTTCGGAAAAATCGGGACCTAAGTTTTGTGATCGGAAGTTTTTCAAAAATTATTTCCCCTGGATTTCGTTTGGGTTGGGTTTTAGTTCCGAATCGGTTCCTAAAAGTTTTCACTAATGCCAAACAAGGGAATGATCTCAATACCAACCAATTTTCTCAAGTGGTGATCTCGCATCTTTTATCTCTTATGCCCCTCGTGGATCATTTAGATAAAATCCGATCCTATTATCTAAATCAAAAACAATATTTGGTGGAATTAATAAACCATTATCTCCCTGAAGTTTCCTTCCAAGACCCGAAAGGAGGGATGTTTTTATGGGTCATGTTTCCAAATGTTCTAGAGAGTGAGATGATGGAAGGGATTTTGGAGAAAAAAGTTGTCATGGTTCCCGGAAACGAATTCAGGATTCAAAAGTCGGATTCTACTTATTTTCGAATGAATTTTAGTTTTTTACCAAAAGCGGAGATGGAAGAAGGGGTGAAGCGGGTGAACCAAGTTTATCGCGACATAATTACATAA
- a CDS encoding PP2C family protein-serine/threonine phosphatase gives MRKFLLGLVYLSTTLFCFQCQNPDLDGNFRFRQGVLNLTEITFKENTAIDLQGEWELYFGEFHYPPFHGKKELTGYLAIPNSWQDEEYGGIELPRTGKVTLRAFIQINKQTVGQELRIYIPDIASSYRFFANGVLIGGQGKPGINQFDDTPRIKSKYYTLIPDDEVIELVFHIANYENNFGGFWGNPILGNKYALDREKMFANARELFLLGALSLIGLYHFGLYFYKRKEKSIFYFAIFCFLLGIRLAFTGERYVLELFPKFHWPIAFRIEFASYYFAVPTFLLFIHSLFPEESKEKYVKRAIILSTIFSLTLFLPISVFTILLYGFQILAFVIIGYVIHINLKAVINSRPNSKLFLIGLLILAFSVSFDILKHSLNSRGIGLTPYALLCFIFIQSLILSSRIANAFVRAEELAESLKISNESLLAVTENLEQIVSERTYQLNYSLKRIKKDLLLAKKIQQKILPEDGIKFDPLKIHLYFQPQDEVGGDFYDIFELDNGTVRFFVADATGHGIQAALYTMAIKSEYEAIKRFITKTDDLMNHLNQKIQNKFSGLKIVFSGFLLDIDTKTKTVYYSSAGHPNQIFQSDGNQIILNRTGNIIGLKKDQPYTQKQFQILEGDRILLFTDGMLEQKNETREEFGMERIQKILSDFQNKESERVLSELVIQLFLFQGKEEQEDDQTMVLVEWEKNESIEEKKSN, from the coding sequence ATGCGAAAATTTCTTCTGGGTTTGGTGTACCTTAGCACCACCTTATTTTGTTTCCAATGCCAGAATCCAGATTTGGATGGAAACTTTCGATTTCGCCAAGGGGTTTTGAATCTAACAGAAATCACCTTTAAAGAAAATACGGCGATTGACTTACAAGGGGAATGGGAATTGTACTTTGGGGAATTCCATTACCCGCCTTTTCATGGAAAAAAAGAACTCACAGGTTATCTTGCCATACCGAACTCTTGGCAAGACGAAGAATATGGTGGCATTGAATTACCAAGGACGGGAAAGGTCACCTTACGTGCGTTTATCCAGATCAACAAACAAACCGTAGGGCAAGAACTTAGGATTTATATACCAGACATAGCTTCGTCTTATCGCTTTTTTGCCAATGGAGTACTCATTGGTGGGCAAGGAAAACCAGGTATCAACCAATTCGATGATACTCCAAGGATCAAATCCAAATACTACACACTTATACCAGACGATGAAGTGATTGAACTTGTCTTTCATATTGCCAATTATGAAAATAATTTTGGTGGGTTTTGGGGGAATCCAATATTAGGAAACAAATATGCGTTAGACCGCGAAAAGATGTTTGCGAATGCAAGAGAATTGTTTTTACTAGGTGCTCTTTCCCTCATTGGGTTGTATCATTTTGGACTTTACTTTTATAAAAGAAAAGAAAAATCCATTTTTTACTTTGCTATATTTTGTTTTTTACTAGGGATACGACTTGCTTTTACAGGTGAGAGGTATGTTTTAGAACTTTTTCCAAAATTCCATTGGCCTATAGCTTTTCGAATCGAGTTTGCTTCTTATTACTTTGCAGTACCAACTTTTTTATTATTCATTCATTCATTGTTTCCTGAAGAATCAAAAGAGAAATATGTAAAGCGAGCCATTATTTTAAGCACTATATTCTCACTCACTTTATTTTTACCAATCTCTGTATTTACGATTCTCCTTTATGGATTTCAGATTTTGGCTTTTGTCATCATAGGGTATGTTATCCATATCAATTTAAAAGCAGTTATCAATAGTCGTCCCAATTCAAAACTTTTTTTAATTGGACTTCTTATATTAGCATTTTCTGTTTCTTTTGACATACTAAAACATAGTTTGAATAGCCGTGGCATTGGTCTCACTCCTTATGCCCTACTCTGTTTTATATTCATACAATCACTCATTCTTTCCAGTAGGATTGCAAATGCATTCGTACGAGCAGAAGAATTGGCAGAGAGTTTAAAAATTAGCAACGAATCTTTGTTAGCTGTCACTGAAAATTTGGAACAAATAGTTTCAGAAAGAACTTACCAACTCAATTATTCATTAAAACGAATCAAAAAAGACCTATTACTTGCTAAAAAAATCCAACAAAAGATCCTACCAGAAGATGGGATCAAGTTTGATCCATTAAAAATACATTTGTATTTCCAACCTCAAGATGAAGTGGGTGGAGATTTTTACGACATCTTTGAATTGGATAATGGAACGGTTCGTTTTTTTGTAGCTGATGCAACAGGTCATGGAATCCAAGCGGCTCTTTACACTATGGCAATCAAATCTGAATATGAAGCAATCAAACGTTTCATTACAAAAACGGATGATTTGATGAACCATCTCAACCAAAAGATCCAAAACAAGTTTTCAGGACTGAAGATTGTATTTTCAGGATTTTTATTGGATATAGATACTAAAACAAAAACGGTTTATTATTCTTCGGCAGGTCACCCAAACCAAATTTTCCAATCGGATGGAAATCAAATTATATTGAACCGAACTGGCAATATCATCGGATTAAAAAAAGACCAACCTTATACTCAAAAACAATTTCAAATCCTCGAAGGAGATCGTATTCTACTTTTTACTGATGGGATGTTGGAACAAAAAAATGAAACAAGAGAAGAGTTTGGAATGGAAAGGATCCAAAAAATTCTATCCGATTTTCAAAATAAAGAATCGGAAAGAGTTCTTTCAGAGTTAGTCATCCAATTGTTTTTATTCCAAGGGAAAGAAGAACAAGAAGATGACCAAACTATGGTTCTAGTGGAATGGGAAAAAAATGAATCAATAGAGGAAAAAAAATCTAATTAA
- a CDS encoding radical SAM protein, with product MAETSTLNQRPASSLPLLEEMERTYKDLPMEAIVKQDILRQGIHFFPEAFQVRDPYKSKDYFIFSFDHIPLADLKDGADTKAPEEIKISGGHFGLLKTVISTRNNPNSPYKMKLKEGKPTLYLEDTEIGTAEYPPIPSWYRHKTKSGKLPGEIAPVIEWGYLLYLTVFRNCQYFGKDEECAYCDINHNYRQQKGAGRPYTGVKDVEDILEVLSWVDAEDEIAKVYTITGGSVLTNLKKKSEVDFYLQYPEAIEARFPKRWMGKLVAQAFEKEDCQKFKDAGIQIYHPNYEVWDKTLFEKICPGKASWIGYENWIRRVVDSAEVFGPENVIPNFVGGVELSEPWGFKTVKEAITSTKQGLDFFMSKGIVPRFTAWCPEPYTTLGQQAGPPLVYFCELLRAWKETFESYGLPTPPGYGEPGPGKAVFSVSAFMDVIGYPGRN from the coding sequence ATGGCTGAAACCTCTACATTGAACCAAAGACCTGCCTCCTCCCTTCCTTTGCTGGAAGAAATGGAAAGAACTTATAAAGACCTACCTATGGAAGCCATTGTCAAACAAGACATCTTAAGACAGGGGATACATTTTTTCCCAGAAGCCTTCCAGGTCAGAGACCCGTACAAATCCAAAGACTATTTTATTTTTTCCTTCGACCATATTCCCTTGGCAGACCTAAAAGATGGGGCCGATACAAAAGCACCAGAAGAGATTAAAATCAGTGGGGGTCATTTTGGGCTCTTAAAAACAGTGATCTCTACCCGCAATAATCCAAATTCTCCTTACAAAATGAAACTGAAAGAGGGAAAACCAACTCTGTATTTAGAGGATACAGAGATTGGTACTGCGGAATACCCACCCATTCCTTCTTGGTATAGGCACAAAACAAAATCAGGAAAATTGCCTGGTGAGATTGCACCTGTCATCGAATGGGGATACCTCCTTTATTTAACTGTCTTTCGCAACTGCCAGTACTTTGGCAAAGATGAAGAATGTGCGTATTGTGATATCAACCATAACTACCGGCAACAAAAAGGAGCGGGGCGCCCTTATACAGGAGTTAAGGATGTGGAAGATATTTTGGAAGTTTTGTCTTGGGTGGATGCGGAAGACGAGATCGCTAAAGTATACACGATCACTGGCGGATCGGTTCTCACCAACCTCAAGAAAAAATCAGAAGTGGATTTTTACCTCCAGTACCCAGAAGCCATTGAAGCCAGGTTTCCCAAACGATGGATGGGAAAACTTGTGGCCCAAGCCTTTGAAAAGGAAGATTGCCAGAAATTCAAAGATGCAGGGATACAAATCTACCATCCCAATTATGAAGTTTGGGACAAAACCCTCTTTGAAAAAATTTGTCCAGGCAAAGCAAGTTGGATTGGGTATGAAAATTGGATCCGAAGGGTTGTAGACTCAGCGGAAGTATTTGGTCCCGAAAATGTAATTCCCAATTTTGTTGGTGGGGTGGAACTTTCTGAACCTTGGGGTTTCAAAACTGTGAAAGAAGCGATCACTTCCACCAAACAAGGATTAGACTTTTTTATGTCCAAAGGGATCGTGCCTCGATTTACAGCATGGTGCCCAGAACCATACACAACTCTTGGACAACAAGCAGGCCCTCCGCTTGTGTATTTTTGTGAACTGTTACGCGCATGGAAAGAAACATTTGAGTCCTATGGTTTACCCACTCCTCCTGGTTATGGGGAACCTGGCCCAGGTAAGGCTGTTTTTTCTGTTTCTGCCTTTATGGATGTGATCGGTTATCCGGGCAGAAATTAG
- a CDS encoding lipoprotein LipL45 — translation MKASKLTIIGLALLFTGLTVCKKPEAEVSEAPKKPADLSAVVVFAVGDSKIQHADQTEEKAQLGALLKTGDNVVTGDNGKVDIQFADGSSIRISPKSAVDFARLSQDNAGTTDTQIALVSGKVFAKVNKAKKEDNFTVVTPTAIAGVRGTSFIVESAEGKPAKVKVVEGAVAFAPRVPALEKLSDEEISKNSELKKLQESIAKAEVILEKDQASTQSAKSAELAKSADIQSLDLSKAFKTTEKEKLVVENAKLTKNEEQEIKTIVTVDKQTAQEIVKLSESAQTEKLDELKKQEIDTKKQAIEKEVAKRQEEEKKKFEDSLASQPKDFKSKKDIVNYYERIEKIVLVDGKTVIGAIINQENGQLIVHTENGVKKIDMDKVEEVIYDLQQKSKF, via the coding sequence ATGAAAGCATCGAAACTAACCATCATAGGACTTGCACTTCTTTTCACTGGACTTACAGTATGTAAGAAACCAGAGGCAGAAGTATCAGAAGCACCTAAAAAACCGGCAGATTTATCTGCGGTAGTCGTATTTGCGGTAGGAGATTCAAAAATCCAACACGCAGACCAAACGGAAGAAAAAGCACAACTTGGTGCCCTTCTGAAAACAGGGGATAATGTAGTCACAGGCGACAATGGAAAAGTAGACATCCAATTTGCAGATGGCTCGAGCATTCGTATCTCTCCGAAGTCCGCGGTAGACTTTGCAAGACTTTCTCAAGACAACGCTGGAACTACAGACACTCAAATTGCTCTTGTTTCCGGAAAAGTGTTCGCGAAAGTTAACAAAGCTAAGAAAGAAGACAACTTTACTGTCGTAACACCAACCGCGATTGCGGGTGTGCGAGGAACTTCTTTCATCGTAGAATCAGCTGAAGGGAAACCTGCGAAAGTAAAAGTAGTAGAAGGTGCGGTTGCATTTGCTCCACGTGTCCCTGCTCTTGAAAAACTTTCGGATGAAGAGATTTCCAAAAACAGCGAACTTAAAAAACTACAAGAATCAATAGCAAAAGCAGAAGTGATCTTGGAAAAAGACCAAGCTTCTACTCAATCTGCAAAATCTGCAGAACTTGCGAAGTCAGCTGACATTCAATCGTTGGATTTATCAAAAGCATTCAAAACAACTGAGAAAGAAAAACTCGTAGTTGAAAATGCAAAACTTACTAAAAACGAAGAACAAGAAATCAAAACAATCGTGACTGTTGACAAACAAACTGCACAAGAGATTGTAAAACTTAGTGAATCAGCACAAACTGAGAAACTCGATGAATTGAAAAAACAAGAAATCGATACTAAGAAACAAGCGATTGAAAAAGAAGTAGCAAAACGACAAGAAGAAGAGAAGAAAAAATTCGAAGATTCTTTAGCTAGCCAACCAAAAGATTTCAAATCTAAAAAAGATATCGTAAACTACTACGAAAGAATCGAAAAAATCGTGTTAGTTGACGGAAAAACAGTGATTGGAGCGATCATCAACCAAGAGAATGGACAGTTGATTGTTCACACTGAAAATGGTGTCAAAAAAATTGATATGGACAAAGTGGAAGAAGTCATTTACGACCTTCAACAAAAATCCAAATTCTAA
- the lipA gene encoding lipoyl synthase: MNPLKKKPRSKHLNPTQPLPDWMKVRVSFPKESDALTAVRAEVETKQLHTVCESASCPNLNHCWNRKTATYMLAGDICTRRCQYCDVAFGKPKSLDSDEPEKVARSVEALGLRHVVLTAVNRDDLKDGGANHFAETITKIKSYRPECSIEVLIPDFKAKEDSLQILYSAKPNIINHNIETVERLFPTITPQKNYRRSLEVLAHISKHGFVTKSGLILGLGETEEDVYQCLNDLFSHGVRMLTIGQYLQPGPTHYPVKSFIPPETFQMWKEVAYQIGFKTVASGPLVRSSYHADEYFTEDSHNLPKE, translated from the coding sequence ATGAATCCACTAAAAAAGAAACCTCGCTCGAAGCATTTGAACCCCACCCAACCACTCCCAGATTGGATGAAGGTGCGAGTGAGTTTTCCAAAAGAGTCGGACGCCTTGACTGCGGTCCGGGCAGAGGTGGAAACGAAACAATTACATACCGTTTGTGAGTCGGCAAGTTGCCCAAACCTAAACCATTGTTGGAACCGAAAAACGGCGACGTATATGTTAGCAGGTGATATATGTACGAGGCGTTGCCAATATTGTGACGTAGCTTTCGGGAAACCAAAATCCCTGGATTCAGACGAACCAGAGAAAGTAGCAAGGTCTGTAGAAGCCCTTGGACTCAGGCATGTGGTACTTACTGCCGTCAACCGAGACGATTTGAAGGATGGTGGGGCAAATCATTTTGCAGAAACCATCACGAAAATAAAATCCTACCGACCAGAATGTTCCATCGAAGTTCTCATTCCTGATTTTAAAGCGAAAGAAGATTCCTTACAAATCCTTTACAGCGCAAAACCAAATATCATCAATCATAACATTGAAACTGTGGAACGACTTTTTCCCACCATCACTCCTCAAAAAAACTACCGCAGATCCTTGGAAGTTTTAGCTCACATATCAAAACATGGTTTTGTCACGAAAAGTGGACTGATCCTGGGACTTGGGGAAACAGAAGAAGATGTTTACCAATGCCTAAATGATTTGTTTAGTCACGGTGTTCGTATGTTGACCATTGGACAATATCTGCAACCAGGTCCAACTCATTACCCTGTTAAGAGTTTCATTCCCCCCGAAACTTTCCAAATGTGGAAAGAAGTCGCTTACCAAATTGGATTTAAAACAGTCGCATCTGGTCCTCTTGTTCGCTCATCATACCATGCAGACGAATATTTTACAGAGGATTCTCATAATCTACCGAAAGAGTAG